ATTTTCCCTGCCGGAACCTGCACAGATCACCCTGAATATTTACGACATCACCGGCCGTTTGGTGGAACAACTCATAAATCAAAACACAGCCGCCGGATATCATACTGTCTCCTGGAATGCGTCGCGACACAGTTCGGGAATTTATTTTGCCCGGATGCAGGCGGGGGATTTTATGCAGACAAAGAAGATGGTGTTGATGAAATAGGCATCAGTCGTCAGTCGACAGTTGTCAGTCGGCAGTTGTCAGTTGTCAGTCGACAGTTGTCAGTCGGCAGTTGTCAGTCGGCAGTCGGCAGTTGTCAGTCGACAGTTCTCAAGCCCCAACGCCCGTTAATCCAACCCGCTTTCACGTGTTAATAATAAGGCTTTTAGTCCTTCATTTCCAATGAATAATTACCCACCGCACGTAATGCGGCACGGGGAAATTTTTAACCAAAAAAAGGAGGTCATCATGACACAACTCAGCACCGTTCCGGATGACCTGCTCATTCAGGAATACAAAGCCCGGTTCTACATCAAGCCGGGAGAACAGATCACCAACCCGCTACAGACTCAGCACCACCTGGCGTCTTTCTTTGAAAAGAATGAGAGGGAGCGCTTTGTGGTGGTGTATCTGTCCAGCTGCAACAAGGTAATCAAAACGGAAGTGATATCCGAAGGGACCATCAGCAAAGCCCACATCTATGCCCGGGAACTGTTGAGAAAAACCCTGGATCTGAATGCGGCGGCCATCATTGTCAGTCACAACCATCCCAGCGGCAACCCGGAACCGTCCCGGGAGGATATTGAACTCACCCGCGCACTCAAGGATCTGCTCAAGCTTATGGAAGTGGCCCTTTTGGACCACACCATCATAGCAGGCGACCAGTATATCATCCTGGCAGACCGTGGCTACATCACCTATTAAACCTGGAGGCTTATCATGTGTAAAGACATCAAAACCGTTCTCATGGAGCGGGATTACATGACTCATGAAGAAGCAGAAGACCTTATCACCGAAGCCATGAACGACTTCGCGGAAAGACTGCTTCACGGAGACATCTCATCTGCTTATGATATCTGTATGGATTATTTCGGACTGGAGCCGGATTATCTGGAGGATATGATTGAGGGGATGATCTGACACATAGAAGGTCCGGACCTTTATTACACAGACAACTTAAACAGAAAAAGGGAAACAAGTGATACTACACTTGACAGAAATCCGCCGTTTTGAATTCCCGGACGATGCGCCGATCTACGATGAGGATGCTCTGGCAGAGTGGATTGATTTGATTGGATGATTGATTGATTGGTTCAAGCGCCTGAGGGCGTTCAAATATTCCAGAACCTTCGGTGTTCAATTGCCACTTTGTGGCATTCAAAATAACCTCTGCATCACAGCGTCCTCAGCGGAAGGCCCCAAGCCCGGGGCGACCGGGAATACTTTACAATCAAAGCGGAATCGAATGGGTGGGTGATAGTTTGGATTATAAAATCATAGACTCAACAAACCGGATTATGCTTGAATTTTAACCAAATCCGCCTTACAATTAAAAAGAACAAGTGTATAAAGAAATGATAAATGTCAGGAAATATATCATGAATCGATGGGCGATTCTTCTCTTTTTTCCTCTTTTGTTGGTCACATCCTGCCTGGATGTTGAAAAGGAGTACACCTGGGTATCCATTGATGCGATTCAGTGTATGGGAAATCCCTGGGAGCAGGACTGGCTGGAAAATCATGACGGGAATTATGACCTGTGGCGTGAATTGAGTGAAACAGAAAAGATGAACGTTTTTAAAACATATTATGAAGAACAGGGTGTGACGATTTACGATATGAAACGAACCTGGCCGTATGAAGTGACTTGTGATGCATGTGCATGTCCACGGGGAGACCGGTTTTACT
This DNA window, taken from Candidatus Neomarinimicrobiota bacterium, encodes the following:
- a CDS encoding T9SS type A sorting domain-containing protein, which translates into the protein FSLPEPAQITLNIYDITGRLVEQLINQNTAAGYHTVSWNASRHSSGIYFARMQAGDFMQTKKMVLMK